DNA from Neovison vison isolate M4711 chromosome 12, ASM_NN_V1, whole genome shotgun sequence:
cgttttttgtttgtttgtttgttttaagattttatttattcactagacagggacacagcgagagagagggaacataagcagggggagtgggggagggagaaagagggaaggagggagggcaggaggaccgAGGCAACCACAGAGGGCTGGCGAGCAGCAGGCAGGAAAAACCGCATTGCCAAGGCCCGATTCCAGCACGTCCCTGGCGCCCCCTCCTTCTCTTGCTCCAGGAGGCCGCAGCCTTGAACCCAGAGCCGGACGCAGAGGACGTGGACCGTGAGCCGTGGGAGCGGTCTCTGGAAGTGGACGTGCGGCCGACCCACGGCCGTCGGGCCACTACCAGCACGCGTCCAACCCGCAGCATGTGCGCCCAGAGTGCCCGCGGTGCCTGCGGGTGCTTCCCACCAGCCTTTCTGTACCTCCGCGGATGGGAGCCTGCACAGCCGCGAGCTGACAGACCGCGGGGCGCGCTATCGGGGCAACGCAGCTGCCCATGCCAGCCGCCGGGGGGCGCCCGGGAGTCGCAGGACGAGCCGGCGCGTGCTCTGAGCCACTGCCGGGTGGACCTGGGCGCGGCTTTCTGTCCCTGCCGGACACGCCACGCCTACTGCTGGAATGCGTTGCCCGGTGGCTGCTTGGGGCCACCCCGTGTAATCCGCCGGCCTACGAAGATCACGCACATCAAGCTGCTGGCTGGGCCCGAGGCTGGTGCCAGGCCATAGGCACTCGCTGCTGCAACGGTGCGCCTGCGACAGGTACACGACCGCGTGGCTGCGGCTCTCTCGAGTATTCCAGCTGCTGCTGTGCCCACAGCAGCCCTTTTCCCTGGGCGGCCATCTCCCAGCACGTGGAGCTCCTGGACCCCAGCCTCAAGCTCCTTCCCACGACAAGCTAAGATTCCCAGAATCCCAGTTAGGATCGCAGCAGCTGGCCCAGGCCATCCATCCCGACAGCCAGGctaagggcagggctgggggttcGAGGACACGGAGAGGGGGTCCTAGTTCCCTGCTGTGAACGAAGAAGGGCGTTTTCATCCTCCCTGCCCTACGTCCAGCGTCCAGCGAGGTCCCAGCTTCCCAAGGCCACACCCCAGTGAGGCTGGAGCCGAGTGAGTCAGAACCTATCCCGCCTGGGCCCCTGCCCTGTGCCCATAAAGCTGAGTGAGGACGGCAATGAAAAGACAAGGACCAGGGACAGCGACTACAGGAATGTGTCCACTAGGGGAGCAGCGAGCCTTTTCTGGGGACAAGTGTGGACGGGGCCCTGGCAGCAGCTAATCAACTCTACGGAAAGCCTTGCCCGCCGAGGCCTGGATTCTGGCGGGGGAGCGGCAACAGCAGCCAGAGTCTGAGCTCGCTGTGCCCCCTGGCGGCTGATCAGCAGGCCCGCAGGCCTTGGACGGAGAGGGATGGAAGGAGCCCAGTTACCCTGTACCATCTACTCTTGGTGTGcggtaaactgaggcacacagagggGAAGGGGCCTGCCCAGGAACCAAAGTGGGCTAGAATACATGGTTCCAAACTGTCGGGGGCCTTTCTGATAGTGACCCACGTTCTTTCCTTTGGGGCAGGTTTGGGTGCTCAGCCCCTCCTTATCTGGGCAGCTGTAAACCATCCTttggatggggtgggggcagaaaacGGAGGTGTTCCCCTGAGGCTGAAGAGCaaatgggtgggtggggtgggaaagggcCTGCAGGGTTGGTAGCTGTCCCCCCTAATAGGGGGACTACCCACATTATCCCCATGGCCTGCGTCTCATCTTAACCTAGGGTAGGTGGTCAGCTCTGAAACCTACTCAGGAGCCTCAGCTCCCACCTGATTCTTCAACTGGTCACAGGGCTGGGCCTGCCCAGAGAGAATGAAGCACACTGACATGTCAGCCCGTTTCCACATTGTTGCTTGACACTCTCAACCACAAGAACGGGCcttgccccagcccagccccaggactTTGACAGGGCTCAGAGCCTCTGGCCCGGGCTGACCAAAGGGCCCTTTTGTCAATGTGGAGGGAGGGGGATCTCGGCTCTGCTCGTGGCCAGCCACATCAGGGTAGGGCCCCATGTAGCCGCCCCACCTCCACGAAGGCCTCCACACAGCGGTCGATGTCCTCCTCGCTGTGCACCGCTGAGATCTGTACGCGGATCCGGGCCTTGCCCTTGGGGACCACTGGATAGCTGAACCCGATGACGAAGATGCCTGGTAAGGTAGAAAGGGTCAACCTGGGGCTCAGCAAAGCCACACACGCTTTGGGAGACGTGACACATGGTTCCGACTCCCCTGAGGGtcacagagggcaagggagatgCCTAAGGTGTCCCAGACATGCAAGTAAGTCATGGCCTGGGATCTTCAGCTCGTCTCGAGAGGGTGGTAGGGGGAGGGTATGGGGGAGCATTCATAGTGCAAGGGctccctcctcttttctctgaAGACCCATAACCGGTCTCCTTGTCCCGGCTGCCTCACCTCTCTTGAGCATGTCATCCGCCATGCAAGAGGCTAGCCGAGCATCTTCCAGCATCACTGGGCAGATGGGATGATTGGCTCCCAGGATGGTGAAGCCGGCAGCCTCCATCTTACTGCGGAAACTGTGGGCACAAGCTGGGTGTCACAGGTAGCCAGGGGACTGTGGAGGGttcacacccactcctgatgggCCCGTGATCTGTGCCCAAGTCTGCAGGATGTACCAGCAGAGCCAGATGcagatggggagctgggcagaggAACCAGCGGACCAAACCAGAGAGTGAAAAGACAGGATAATATAAGATGGGGAGATACAGGGTCATTGACGAAGTAACGTACCCggaaatggaaggaagagggagacagagaagaggtAGGTGGGTGGGCAGGCAGCCCTTGGTTAAAAGGGCTGAGTCCCAGTGCAATCTGCTGGAGGCATGGTATGGGCAGAGGGTGGGCACATGGGGGCAGGCCCCtaccagctcccccacccccagcctgtccCACCCCTGCCAGGGACCACACCGCTGGGTTTTGGCTGCCATAGTCTGGACGATGGCGTTGCTCTCCATAAGCAGGTCCAGAGCCTTGGAGGCACAGCCGACGACAGCAGGGGGCAGGCTGTTGGAGAAGAGGTAGGGCCGGGAGCGCTGCCGGAGCAGGGACACCAGGGGCTCAGGCCCTGTCGTGTAGCCCCCTGAGGACAAGGGCAGAGGTGAGGTGCAGGGCAGAAGTCAGAGGCCAGGAGCCAGAGCCTACCCCGAGCCCCTCCTGGGAGAACAGTCCACACTGCCCTCTTCTGTACcgtcccagcctcccctccccacctgccctgaGACTTCTCCAGGGCCCTGCCTGTGGATAAGGGGACCCCAGGGGCATGACCCTGCAGGTACCTGAAGCTCCACCCAGAGCCTTCCCCAGCGTGGAGTTGATGATGGTGACCTGGTCTGTGACACCCAGCAGCTCATCCGTGCCCCTGCAAGGGAAGCTAGCACTGCCACCACTGGCTACCTGAGCACCCAGGGACCATGGGTTAGGGGAAGGGCTGGCTTCCTGCTTTCCCACCCATCCTCAGAAGCCCAACCCAAGGAGATGCATGCTCCCACCGTCCAGTGGCCCCCAGGAAGCCAGTAGCGTGACACTCATCCACAAAGACCAGGGCGTCATATCGAGAGGCAAGGTGGCAGATCTCCCGCAGGGGGGCGATGTCGCCATCCATGGAAAAGGCCCCATCAGTGGCCACCAGGCGCAGCCGATGCTTCTGTAGGGAAGCCATGGACAGATGATGGCTGGTGTCCCCAGCTGGGCCAATCCTGCCATTCTCTACGCTGCTCAGGGCTCCAAGGGCTCACCTTGCCCAGAATCTGGCACAGAGGCCGGCATGTAAGCATTACTGTGTTGGGGCCGGAACATCCCGGTCCTGATCTGTGCCTCCCTGAGCCATGCCCACCTCTTCCAGGGCAGTCCTGGCCAGTGAGAACAGCTCAGTCTCCCCTGcgagagggagggtggggtgggaccACTTCTATCCCGAAGCTCATCCCTTTAGGCCCAGCGGGGCCTGCCACATGGAAGGTGATGGCTAAAAGTCAAGGCAGCTCAGTACAATGGAAGAAAGCCTTGGGGCAGAaggatctgggttcaaatcctgtttCAAACTTTCATGTTCTTTGGGAATGCAAAGTGGGTCCCTCCAAGCCTTAGTTCTTTCACCAGGGGCGAGGCTGAGGATAAGCCCGGTTCTTGCCTCTGCCAACCTTGGGCCTCGCCCCACCTGGGCCTCGCCCCACCTGGGCCTCCTGCAGCTTGGCCTCCAAGTCAGCCATGTCCAGGTGGTGGTAGCGGTATTTATGGGCCTTGCATAGACGGATGCCATCAATGATGGAGGCGTGGTTCAGCTCGTCTGACAGGACTGCATCCTGTGGGGTCAGCAGGGCCTGGGAGAAAGCAGCTGAAGTGGAGCTTCTGCCCAACCACCTAGGGGTTCTCCCTCCTCATGTCTACGTGAGTCAAAATTTCACTGCCATCCAGGGCATTCCTCCCGGCAGGGAGGCACGGAGCCCCTGTCTGCCCCTATCTGGGTCCTCTGGGCTGGACCAGGGCCCAGCTCCTGTGAGAGCAGGTGAGAACATGTTTGATGAGTGCCCGGCCCCGGCTAACTCCGACCTTCTCACTGCTGTAGGTTATCTCCCCAGTGCCCTGGAAGCTGGTCCCTTGCAGGTCCCAGGATTCTTCCTGCAGCAAGGAAGAAGCTTGGCCCAAGCttagcctccagaagaaaagggCCCTGGAGCCTCTAGGCACAGCACTGACATCCTGCCA
Protein-coding regions in this window:
- the GCAT gene encoding 2-amino-3-ketobutyrate coenzyme A ligase, mitochondrial, translated to MWAGRALHAALSAAPRSRRAQSALTQLRGVLEEELEAIRGAGTWKSERVITSRQGPRIHVDGVSGGILNFCANNYLGLSSHPEVIQAGLQALEEFGAGLSSTRFICGTQSIHKDLEAKIARFHQREDAILYPSCFDANAGLFEALLTPQDAVLSDELNHASIIDGIRLCKAHKYRYHHLDMADLEAKLQEAQKHRLRLVATDGAFSMDGDIAPLREICHLASRYDALVFVDECHATGFLGATGRGTDELLGVTDQVTIINSTLGKALGGASGGYTTGPEPLVSLLRQRSRPYLFSNSLPPAVVGCASKALDLLMESNAIVQTMAAKTQRFRSKMEAAGFTILGANHPICPVMLEDARLASCMADDMLKRGIFVIGFSYPVVPKGKARIRVQISAVHSEEDIDRCVEAFVEVGRLHGALP